The DNA region CGCGACCTCGAGCGCGGTGGTCTCGCAATACGACATCCAGTCGCTGGTGCAGATCTACGCGACGACTCAAGGCCGCGATCTCGGCGGGGTGGCGACCGACGTGCGCCAGCTGATCGCCGATACCGCCAAGGAGGTGCCGAAGGGCTCGTCCGTGGTGCTGCTCGGCCAGGTGCAGACCATGAACGCGGCCTTCACCGGCCTGTTGTTCGGCCTGCTCGGCGCGATCGTGCTGATCTATTTCCTGATCGTGGTGAACTTCCAGTCCTGGTCGGACCCGTTCGTGATCATCACGGCGCTGCCGGCGGCGCTTGCCGGCATCGTCTGGATGCTGTTCACGACCCAGACCACGCTGTCGGTTCCTGCGCTGACCGGCGCCATCATGTGCATGGGCGTCGCGACCGCCAACAGCGTGCTCGTGATCAGCTTTGCCCGCGAGCGCTACGAGGAGCTCGGCGACCCCGTCGCGGCTGCTCTGGAAGCCGGTTTCGTCCGGTTCCGCCCAGTGCTGATGACCGCGCTTGCCATGATCATCGGCATGGCGCCGATGGCGCTGGGGCTGGGCGAGGGCGGCGAGCAGAACGCCCCGCTCGGCCGTGCCGTGATCGGCGGCCTGATCTTTGCAACCTTCGCGACGCTGATGTTTGTTCCCGTGGTATTCAGTATGGTACACAAGAAACAAGGCGCCAAAGTCGCCGCCGCCGCCTCATCGGAGATGCCGCATGCCGCCCACTGAACAACGCCCCCCGGTTTCGCACCGGAAATTGGGCATCTTCGGCGTGGTGGCGCTGATTGGCGCAGGGCTGATCGTCGGCACCGGAATTCGCGCCCGTGAGGAGCAGGACACGCGGCTGAAGGAATGGACCGACGACCAGGCCGTTCCAAGCGTCGCGGTCTCGCTGCCCAACGCCAAGGCGCTGAGTCCCACGCTCGACCTGCCGGGCCGGCTCGAGGCCTATACCCGCGCGCCGATCTTCGCCCGGGTGTCCGGCTACCTGAAGAGCTGGAACGCCGACATCGGCGCCCGGGTCAAGGCCGGCCAGGTGATCGCCGAGATCGAGGCGCCCGACCTCGACCAGCAATTGCTGCAGGCGCGCGCCGATCTCGCCAGCGCCCAGGCCAGCGCCAAGCTGTCGGAAGCCACGCTGGCCCGGCGCAAGACGCTGGTGGCCTCGAACTTCGTCTCCGCCCAGGAGATCGACGAGCGCACCGCCGACCTCTCCAACAAGAACGGCGCTGTGAAGGCCGATCAGGCCAATGTCGAGCGGCTGGAAGCGCTCGCCGGCTACAAGAAGATCACGGTGCCGTTCGACGGCGTGGTCACCTCGCGCGACACCGACGTCGGCGCGCTGATCAATGCCGGCGGCACGACGGGCCCCGCGATGTTCACGATCTCGGACGTCCGCAAGCTGCGCGTCTATGTCAACGTGCCGCAGAACTACGTTCCTGCGATCAAGATCGGCGCCAAGGCCGCGCTCACGATGCCGGAATATCCGAACCGCACCTTCCAAGCCACGGTGGAGGCCTCCTCGCAGGCGGTCGACGTCGCTTCCGGCACGACGCGGATGCAGCTCGGGCTCGACAATTCCTCCGGTGAATTGATGCCGGGCGGCTACGCCAGCGTGAAGCTCAATCTGCAGCGCGATTCCATGCCGCTCAGCATTCCTGCCAGCGCGCTGATCTTCAACAGCAACGGCCTGCGGGTTGCCACCGTGACGCCCGAGGACAAGGTGCTGTTCAAGACGGTCACGATCGGCCGCGACCTCGGCAAGGAGATCGAGCTTGCCTCCGGCCTCGCCCCCGACGACCGCATCATCACCGCCCCGCCGGACGGTCTCGCCGACGGCGACCAAGTCCGCGTCACAGGCGCCGGCGCCAAAGGCAAGCCGACCGCCTCCGAAAAGCAGGACGTGAAGGGGTAGGAGCAGAAGCTCCTTACTTCGCCATGCCCGGGCTTGACCCGGGCATCCACGTTCTTCAACCAGTCCGATGCGTAGGGTGGGCAAACGCGCGTTAGCTAGCGCCGTGCCCACCATTTCATGCACTGCTCGTGATGGTGGGCACGCTTCGCTTGCCCACCCTACGATTCTTTACCCCACCCGCCATTCCAGCATGCCGTCGACGGCGGTGACGATGTCGCCGGTCGTCCCGACCGGCGTCCGCTCCATGTTCTGCAAATGCTCGAGCGTCCCCGTGTCGCTCGCCGGCACGCGGCCGAGCGTGCGGCGGCCGTCCTCGGTGCGCAGCATGGTGACGCCGTGCTCGACTTCGCCATTGCCGCGATAGATCACGGTGAAAGCCTCGACCTTGCCCTTGCCGCGCGCGTCCGTCGTGAACTCGGGCACTGTGCCGCGATGGCGATCGGCCTCCGCCTGCACTGAGGTCGCCTGCTTCAACTCTGCCTGCGGTGCCACGCGCGACAGCACCAGGCCGTGATGCTTGGTGACGAACCCGCCCTGGCCATAGAGCAGGCCGAGCGTGCCGCCGCTTCTCAATTTGCGCACCATCGCGCAGGCCGCATGTGTCATGTAGGTGTTGAGCGGCGCGCCGAAGAAGGTGAGGCCGCCGGTGACGGTCGGCTGCACGTCGGCGCCCAGGCCCAGCGTCCGCCGTGCCATCTTCGGCACGCAGGGGAAGCAGCTGTAGAGCTCGATCGCGTCGAATTTCCTGCCGTCGCCCTCGACGAGGTCCATGACCGCCTTCAGCACCGCGGTCTGCGCGTGGCTCTCGACGAACTGGTCGCGGATCAAATAGTCGCGCGGCTCTTCCGCCGACGCGCCGCCGAGCGGATAGATCAGTCTGTCTTCCGGCACGCCGGCGGCGCGCGCCTTGGCCAGGCTGGTGAGGATCAGTGCGCCGCCCATGTTCACGGTCGGGTTCGCCACCATCAGTTTGGTGTAGGGCCAGGCGATCATCCGATTGTCCGGCGTCGCCGTCGTGATCTCCTCGCCGGTGAAAGACTTCTTCAGCCACGAGTTCGGATTGCCGGCCGCAACCCGCGCATAGGTCGCCCACAAGTCGCCTGACTCCTTGAGCGCTTCGCGCGGCGCCTGGCCCCATGCCGCCGACGTCGCGGATTCATACAGCGGATAGACCGTGATCGGCCTGAACACGCCGAGCGTCACCGCCATCGGCTTCTGGTATGCGGCGCCGCGTTTCGGCTCCTCGACGTCATGCGTGAACGGCGTCCACGGCAGCTCGACGCCGGCGCGCTGCGCCTTGGTCGCGGTCGACTGGGCCTCGGCGCCGCACACCGCGGCGACGCTGCATTCGCCGCGCGCGATGCGTTGCGCCGCCTCGTGCAGATAGCGGATCGGGCTCTCGCCGCCGACCGGGCCGTAGTAGAGGTGTGCTGGCGCAATGCCGAGCCGCTGCGCCAGTTGCTTCTCGGGATCGCGGTAGCGCCAGCTCAGGAAGTTGACGACGTCGAGCGACTGCACCTCGGAGAGCAGCCTTGCGCCGCTATCGGCCTCGGCGCGCTGCAGCGCTTGCTCGAGCAGCGTGAGCGGTTCGAGTCCTGCCGCGATGTCTTTCGGACGATCGACGATTTCGCCGACGCCGACGATGACGGGAATGCGGTCTTCGGGGATGCTGTTCGACATTCTTGTTCTTATGCCCTGAGATTAGACTCGATGTTCGTTCTATGCGTCATTGCGAGCGAAGCGAAGCAATCCATTCCACCGCGTACGCGGAGCGGTGGATTGCTTCGTCGCTGCGCTCCTCGCAATGACGGGGAGGGACTGTTACTCCGCCACCAGCGCATTCATGTGCTCGACGGCTTCGGCAAAATCCTCCTTGAACTCCTGCACCACGGCGCCGGC from Bradyrhizobium genosp. L includes:
- a CDS encoding efflux RND transporter periplasmic adaptor subunit gives rise to the protein MPPTEQRPPVSHRKLGIFGVVALIGAGLIVGTGIRAREEQDTRLKEWTDDQAVPSVAVSLPNAKALSPTLDLPGRLEAYTRAPIFARVSGYLKSWNADIGARVKAGQVIAEIEAPDLDQQLLQARADLASAQASAKLSEATLARRKTLVASNFVSAQEIDERTADLSNKNGAVKADQANVERLEALAGYKKITVPFDGVVTSRDTDVGALINAGGTTGPAMFTISDVRKLRVYVNVPQNYVPAIKIGAKAALTMPEYPNRTFQATVEASSQAVDVASGTTRMQLGLDNSSGELMPGGYASVKLNLQRDSMPLSIPASALIFNSNGLRVATVTPEDKVLFKTVTIGRDLGKEIELASGLAPDDRIITAPPDGLADGDQVRVTGAGAKGKPTASEKQDVKG
- a CDS encoding acetyl-CoA acetyltransferase, yielding MSNSIPEDRIPVIVGVGEIVDRPKDIAAGLEPLTLLEQALQRAEADSGARLLSEVQSLDVVNFLSWRYRDPEKQLAQRLGIAPAHLYYGPVGGESPIRYLHEAAQRIARGECSVAAVCGAEAQSTATKAQRAGVELPWTPFTHDVEEPKRGAAYQKPMAVTLGVFRPITVYPLYESATSAAWGQAPREALKESGDLWATYARVAAGNPNSWLKKSFTGEEITTATPDNRMIAWPYTKLMVANPTVNMGGALILTSLAKARAAGVPEDRLIYPLGGASAEEPRDYLIRDQFVESHAQTAVLKAVMDLVEGDGRKFDAIELYSCFPCVPKMARRTLGLGADVQPTVTGGLTFFGAPLNTYMTHAACAMVRKLRSGGTLGLLYGQGGFVTKHHGLVLSRVAPQAELKQATSVQAEADRHRGTVPEFTTDARGKGKVEAFTVIYRGNGEVEHGVTMLRTEDGRRTLGRVPASDTGTLEHLQNMERTPVGTTGDIVTAVDGMLEWRVG